One window of the Rhodococcus sovatensis genome contains the following:
- the mihF gene encoding integration host factor, actinobacterial type, whose protein sequence is MALPVLTPEQRTAALAKAAEARTARSKLLAAVKSGELSVADVLAKAENDEIVKKTKVSALIKALPGVGSVRAAQLLEQLSIADTRRIGGLGANQREALLAAVAS, encoded by the coding sequence ATGGCTTTACCAGTATTGACTCCGGAACAGCGCACCGCGGCTCTGGCCAAGGCTGCCGAGGCGCGCACCGCCCGGTCGAAGCTGCTGGCCGCCGTCAAGTCCGGCGAGCTCAGCGTCGCTGACGTTCTCGCGAAGGCCGAGAACGACGAAATCGTCAAGAAGACCAAGGTGTCCGCCCTGATCAAGGCACTTCCGGGTGTCGGTTCGGTGCGCGCCGCACAGCTGCTCGAGCAGCTGTCCATCGCAGATACCCGCCGCATCGGCGGCCTCGGCGCAAACCAGCGTGAAGCGCTGCTGGCGGCCGTCGCGTCCTGA
- a CDS encoding cation:proton antiporter regulatory subunit codes for MNVEVTLLPGIGVRKDFALASGRRIGVITRKDGANELIVSRKDDPDATQASITLSNEEAAALGNLLGTPQLIAQLGEEHRDLPGINTRQLPIREGSRYDGRALGDTTMRTKTGVSIVAVMRAGQVQPSPTPDFTLTAGDLLVAVGTADGLDAATKLLGNN; via the coding sequence ATGAACGTCGAAGTGACCCTGCTGCCCGGGATCGGGGTGCGGAAAGACTTCGCCCTCGCATCCGGGCGCCGCATCGGAGTCATCACCCGCAAAGACGGCGCGAACGAGCTCATCGTCTCGCGCAAAGATGACCCCGACGCAACACAGGCGTCGATCACGTTGAGCAATGAGGAAGCGGCGGCGCTGGGCAATCTGCTCGGCACGCCGCAACTCATTGCTCAACTCGGGGAAGAGCATCGCGATCTCCCCGGCATCAACACTCGCCAGCTCCCGATCCGCGAAGGTTCGCGGTACGACGGTCGAGCTCTCGGCGACACCACGATGCGCACCAAAACAGGCGTGTCCATCGTTGCGGTGATGCGTGCCGGCCAGGTGCAACCGTCACCCACGCCGGACTTCACTCTCACTGCGGGCGACTTGCTGGTCGCTGTCGGCACCGCCGACGGTCTCGACGCAGCCACCAAACTTCTCGGCAACAACTGA
- a CDS encoding cation:proton antiporter, producing the protein MAESALALTELGAVFFALGLLARVAGKFGVSPIPFYLLGGLAFGNGGVLTLGGIDEFTELASEIGVVLLLLLLGLEYTATELVTGLRRSWMAGIVDLVLNFAPGAAVGLILGWGGVGALVLGGVTYISSSGIVAKVLTDLGRLGNRETPVVLSILVFEDLAMAVYLPILTTVLMGAGLLGGLEALAVSLLVVTIVLVVALRYGGFVSAVLDCQDREVMLLNVLGAALLVAGIASELQVSAAVGAFLLGIAISGSTAMNATRVLEPLRDLFAAMFFVVFGLATDPATIPPVLGWAVVLAVVTTCTKVVTGAWAAGRQGIGWPGRLRAGAALVARGEFSIVIAGLAVAAGAVEGELAALATAYVLLMAILGPVAARVVEPLARTTIGRKPAL; encoded by the coding sequence ATGGCGGAAAGCGCACTCGCGTTGACCGAGCTCGGCGCAGTGTTCTTCGCACTCGGACTTCTCGCGCGCGTTGCAGGCAAGTTCGGCGTCTCCCCGATTCCGTTCTACCTTCTCGGAGGACTTGCGTTCGGAAACGGTGGCGTCCTCACACTCGGCGGCATCGACGAATTCACCGAACTCGCCAGCGAAATCGGTGTCGTGCTGCTCCTGTTGCTACTTGGGCTCGAATACACCGCCACAGAACTCGTCACTGGCCTACGGCGATCGTGGATGGCGGGCATCGTCGACCTCGTTCTCAATTTCGCGCCGGGAGCCGCCGTCGGCCTGATACTCGGGTGGGGTGGCGTCGGAGCGCTCGTTCTCGGCGGCGTCACGTACATCTCGTCCTCCGGCATCGTCGCCAAGGTCCTCACCGACCTCGGGCGGCTCGGCAACCGTGAAACCCCGGTGGTGCTGTCGATCCTCGTGTTCGAGGACCTGGCGATGGCCGTGTACCTACCGATTCTGACGACCGTGCTGATGGGGGCAGGTCTTCTCGGTGGGCTCGAAGCCCTCGCTGTATCTCTGCTGGTGGTCACCATCGTGTTGGTGGTGGCGCTGCGGTACGGAGGGTTCGTCTCGGCCGTGCTGGACTGCCAAGACCGAGAAGTGATGCTGCTCAATGTCCTCGGCGCGGCGCTGCTCGTCGCCGGCATCGCGTCCGAACTACAGGTGTCCGCGGCGGTGGGTGCGTTCCTCCTCGGAATCGCGATTTCCGGGTCGACGGCGATGAACGCCACCCGTGTGCTCGAACCACTGCGTGACTTGTTCGCGGCGATGTTCTTCGTTGTGTTCGGCCTGGCAACCGACCCGGCGACGATTCCCCCGGTGCTGGGCTGGGCGGTCGTGCTCGCTGTCGTCACCACGTGCACCAAGGTGGTGACGGGTGCGTGGGCTGCGGGGCGTCAGGGCATCGGGTGGCCTGGTCGTCTGCGAGCGGGCGCAGCGCTCGTCGCGCGCGGCGAGTTCTCCATCGTCATCGCAGGGCTCGCGGTCGCCGCAGGGGCGGTCGAAGGCGAACTGGCGGCATTGGCCACCGCCTACGTGCTGCTGATGGCGATCCTGGGTCCGGTGGCAGCGCGCGTGGTGGAGCCGCTGGCCCGGACAACCATCGGTCGAAAGCCCGCCCTGTGA
- a CDS encoding GntR family transcriptional regulator, protein MTPRRRSSSEGESALRRRPQLSEDVANHVRHMVMSGEVLPGSYIRLDETAAELGVSVTPVREALLTLRGEGMVELVPHRGYVVSPLTPEDIVDIFWLQGQIAVELVRRAAPKITAEVISKLESFNASLAAAVEKGQAEEVEFSEFEFHRVLNRLTDANKLAWFLNNATRYTPTRLYASDPTWGRAAVRNHEELIEALRIGDVERACTLMRQQFTDGAERLIAHRGA, encoded by the coding sequence ATGACTCCGCGGCGTCGATCTTCATCGGAAGGCGAATCCGCGCTGCGCCGACGCCCGCAGCTGTCCGAGGACGTCGCAAACCATGTTCGGCACATGGTCATGTCCGGCGAAGTTCTTCCGGGTAGCTACATCAGGCTCGACGAGACTGCCGCCGAGCTCGGGGTCAGCGTCACCCCGGTGCGGGAGGCGCTCCTGACACTGCGCGGCGAGGGAATGGTCGAGCTGGTCCCCCACCGTGGCTACGTCGTGTCGCCGCTGACCCCGGAGGACATCGTCGACATCTTCTGGTTGCAGGGGCAGATTGCCGTCGAACTCGTGCGGCGAGCGGCCCCGAAAATTACTGCCGAGGTGATTTCGAAGCTCGAATCGTTCAATGCATCGCTGGCCGCCGCGGTCGAGAAGGGGCAGGCCGAGGAAGTCGAGTTCAGTGAGTTCGAGTTCCACCGAGTGCTCAACCGACTCACCGACGCGAACAAGCTGGCGTGGTTCCTCAACAACGCGACCCGATACACCCCGACGCGGCTCTACGCGTCCGATCCGACGTGGGGCCGGGCGGCGGTACGAAATCACGAGGAGCTGATCGAGGCCCTCCGCATCGGCGACGTCGAGCGGGCCTGCACGCTGATGCGCCAGCAGTTCACCGATGGGGCCGAGCGGCTCATCGCCCACCGCGGGGCCTAG